The Chryseobacterium geocarposphaerae genome window below encodes:
- a CDS encoding DHA2 family efflux MFS transporter permease subunit: MNRILLIITVISAAIMELIDTSIVNVAINHMSGSLGATLEDTSWVVTSYGIANVIIIPMTGFLVNNLGRRNYYIGSLVLFTFCSFMCGNASGIWELVAFRFFQGIGGGALLSVSATVVYECFPKEKQNIASALFGIGVFIGPTIGPTLGGNIIDNYSWEWIFYINIPIGIITAVICYRILPESPTRKKIKEIDWMGIILLIIGVGSLQTILERGETEDWFETRYITILAVTAFISLLLFVYRELTTAYPVVKLSILKSPSLSISALLTFITGMGMFTSIYLTPVFAQRLLQFTPSMAGLMLLPGSIIAVFALIITGRVLQKGVPPAIIVLIGFCCFIYFNWSMSKVTLEVSFATISVNLIFRALGMALLTVPLSTLAISSLRPEDIPQGTAINNMMRQLGGSFGISIINTFIVRRMAQHRSDLVSNITYTNNSVVERLNKYTSLFQSKGFSLGDAHHRAIGLMDAIVQKQVFILSYIDAYLFIGAAFGLALPLLLFFSRKNGNKKLVIASTDH, translated from the coding sequence ATGAATCGAATACTCTTGATTATTACCGTAATATCGGCAGCTATTATGGAATTGATTGATACATCCATTGTCAACGTGGCTATCAATCATATGAGCGGAAGTCTGGGAGCAACCTTGGAAGATACTTCGTGGGTTGTGACTTCTTACGGCATTGCAAATGTTATCATTATCCCGATGACAGGTTTTCTTGTAAATAACCTGGGACGCAGAAATTACTATATTGGTTCTCTTGTGCTGTTTACATTTTGTTCTTTTATGTGTGGGAATGCTTCCGGAATATGGGAACTGGTAGCTTTTCGCTTTTTTCAGGGTATCGGTGGAGGTGCATTGCTCTCTGTCTCTGCAACGGTTGTTTACGAATGCTTTCCGAAAGAAAAACAAAATATAGCGAGCGCCCTATTTGGTATCGGTGTTTTTATCGGACCAACGATTGGACCAACACTTGGCGGAAACATAATTGATAACTATTCCTGGGAATGGATTTTTTATATTAATATTCCTATTGGTATTATCACTGCTGTTATCTGTTATCGGATACTTCCTGAATCTCCAACAAGAAAAAAGATAAAAGAAATAGATTGGATGGGAATCATATTACTGATCATAGGAGTCGGTTCTTTACAAACCATTCTGGAACGTGGAGAAACAGAAGATTGGTTTGAAACCCGCTATATTACGATACTTGCGGTTACTGCATTTATTTCACTTCTTCTTTTTGTTTACAGGGAACTTACAACTGCATATCCTGTCGTTAAGTTATCAATTTTAAAATCCCCTTCATTAAGTATTTCCGCATTGCTCACCTTTATTACCGGTATGGGGATGTTTACTTCTATTTATCTTACTCCTGTATTTGCTCAGAGGCTCTTACAGTTTACACCATCAATGGCTGGTTTAATGCTCCTTCCCGGATCTATTATTGCCGTATTTGCCTTAATTATTACAGGGCGTGTGCTACAGAAAGGTGTGCCACCTGCAATAATTGTACTCATTGGCTTTTGTTGCTTCATCTACTTCAATTGGTCAATGTCCAAGGTAACTTTAGAGGTTTCATTCGCTACAATTTCGGTTAATTTAATTTTCAGGGCACTGGGAATGGCATTACTGACTGTTCCTCTTTCTACGCTTGCTATTTCTTCATTAAGACCCGAAGATATACCGCAGGGAACGGCAATAAATAATATGATGAGACAGCTGGGAGGATCTTTTGGCATTTCTATTATCAATACTTTTATTGTCAGAAGAATGGCTCAACACAGGTCAGATCTGGTTTCAAACATTACATACACCAACAATTCAGTGGTAGAAAGACTGAATAAGTATACATCCCTTTTTCAAAGTAAAGGTTTTAGCCTAGGTGATGCGCACCATAGAGCCATCGGACTAATGGATGCGATTGTTCAGAAACAAGTTTTCATTTTAAGTTATATCGATGCTTATCTTTTTATCGGGGCGGCATTTGGTTTGGCATTACCGCTATTGTTATTTTTCTCCAGGAAGAATGGTAATAAAAAATTAGTGATTGCATCAACAGACCATTAA
- a CDS encoding acetyl-CoA C-acyltransferase, producing MKDVFIVSAKRTPIGSLLGHLSGYTATQLGSIAIENALKSIALSPEWIDSIYMGNVLSAGVGQSPARQAAIFSKIPYEKDATTINKVCASGMKATMLGAQQIQTGLENIVVTGGMESMSNVPHYAFLRKGTKLGNVSLIDGMTKDGLWDVYNDFHMGSAAELGIKKYGHTRQEIDAYALRSYENAQKATEQGKLKNELAIVTIQEKKETVIIDKDEDIYKLILEKVAQLKPVFEEDGLLTAANSSNLNDGAAALLLASEDAVLKYNLQPLAKILSYADAAQAPEWFTTTPSIAIPKALKQANLNIADISYFEINEAYASVILSNQKILGLDLEKINVYGGAVALGHPIGASGARIIVTLLNVLQQEKGKYGVAAICNGGGGASAIVIENLVR from the coding sequence ATGAAAGATGTATTTATCGTATCCGCTAAACGAACTCCTATAGGCAGCTTATTAGGTCATTTATCAGGATATACCGCTACGCAATTAGGAAGTATCGCCATCGAAAATGCGCTGAAAAGTATTGCATTAAGCCCTGAATGGATTGATAGTATTTATATGGGAAATGTGTTGAGCGCAGGAGTTGGACAGTCACCAGCCAGACAAGCTGCAATTTTTTCAAAAATCCCTTATGAAAAAGACGCTACCACCATAAATAAAGTGTGTGCATCAGGAATGAAGGCAACAATGCTGGGAGCACAACAAATCCAAACCGGACTGGAGAACATTGTAGTGACAGGCGGTATGGAAAGCATGAGTAATGTGCCCCATTATGCCTTTTTGCGGAAAGGTACAAAGTTAGGGAATGTCAGTCTTATCGATGGTATGACCAAAGATGGATTATGGGACGTGTATAATGATTTTCATATGGGAAGTGCAGCTGAATTAGGAATTAAAAAGTATGGACATACCAGACAAGAAATTGATGCGTATGCATTACGCTCTTATGAAAATGCACAAAAAGCCACAGAACAGGGTAAGCTCAAGAATGAGCTTGCTATAGTAACTATTCAGGAAAAGAAAGAAACTGTTATCATAGACAAAGATGAAGATATCTATAAACTGATTCTGGAGAAAGTAGCTCAGCTAAAACCTGTTTTTGAAGAAGACGGACTACTTACTGCCGCTAATTCGAGCAATTTGAATGATGGTGCGGCAGCTTTATTACTTGCTTCTGAAGATGCCGTATTGAAATATAATTTACAACCATTAGCTAAAATTCTATCATATGCCGATGCAGCCCAAGCTCCAGAGTGGTTTACGACCACACCGTCCATTGCTATTCCCAAAGCTTTGAAACAAGCAAACTTAAATATTGCGGATATCAGTTATTTTGAAATCAACGAAGCTTATGCTTCTGTTATTCTTTCCAATCAAAAAATTTTAGGATTAGATCTAGAAAAAATTAATGTTTACGGAGGGGCCGTTGCTTTAGGCCATCCAATAGGAGCTTCCGGCGCAAGGATTATTGTGACACTTCTGAATGTACTACAGCAAGAAAAAGGGAAATATGGAGTAGCTGCCATATGCAATGGTGGTGGTGGTGCCTCTGCTATTGTTATCGAAAACTTGGTTAGATAA